The following nucleotide sequence is from Staphylococcus chromogenes.
CTTGGAAGACTGTATTGACTTGACGTTTATTTGGGGGAAGATTATTTATTGTTTTACCTTGATAAACAATTTGTCCCTCATCCGCTTGTTCAAAGCCTGCAATCAATTTAAGTATCGTAGTTTTACCACATCCTGAAGGTCCTAAAATCGTGTAAAAGTGCCCTGTTTCGATATCTAAATCGATGCCCTTTAATATGGTTTTCCCTTGATATTTTTTGGTTACATTGTGAAAAGATAATAATGTAGTCAAAGTTTTTCCTCCTATAAATACGATGACGTAGCGACAATCATCACCCGTACTTCTGTATCTTTTTCATTTAAAAGTTGATGTTGTTTTGTCGCTTTAAAATAAAGCGCATCCCCAGTTCTCGCTTGATACTTTTCGTTTCCTAATTTCAGTGTGACACAGCCCTTCATACAATAGATAAACGTATCAGAGTAAGAAGGCTCAAACAATTTATAAGAAGATTTTGGCTTAAGTGTGAGCAATAAAGGTTCCATCTCAAATTCATTCGATGTCTTAACTGGCCACTGTAAAAAGTACCCTTTATCGTATTCATCATAAGTAAGTTGTTCTGCTTTGGGATAATGAATTTTATCGACTTGCTTTTCATCAAAAAATTCAGCCGGCGTTGTTCCTAATACTTCTAGTAAGTTTAAAAATGTTTCCATACTCGGTGAAGTTTTATCACTCTCAATTTGAGAAATATAGCCCTTAGATAAATCTGTGCGTTCTCCAAGCTCTTCTTGCGTTAAATTTTTAAGTTGCCTTAAATTTTTTAATTTCTGTCCTATGTTCATATATGTCTCCTAAAAAAAGCTGCATTTTGTTTACTTTTACTAAACATAAAGTTTAATGCTTAATAAAAATACCAAAATACAGCTTAAATTACAATAGGCTATTTAATTGTCAGACAACGTTTTTTGATCAGGATAATTTTTTGCTTGTTGTACTACTTTATAGCTATCATAGCCACTTGTTTTTTTAAATTCTTCAAAAATATTTTTCTCGTCTGCTTTCCCTGGAACGACCTTTTTAAAAACTTGATAACGATTCATGACGACGTCTCGTTCAATGGAGGATTCGTAATAAGATTCGATTGCATTAAAAAATTCAATCACTTGAATTATCTCTTCTTGTGACCACTCAACATCGATAGGGTATGGGTACTCCATATTTGTCCCTCCTCTATTTGTTTATATCAAAATGAAGGGCGAAGACAATAATTCGTCCTCGCCCTTATAAAAACGATATCTTTATTTACACAATTACATTGTATGAATTGGTAAACCGATTGCTTTTTCAGCAGCTTCCATGCTCATTTCACCTAATGTTGGGTGAGCATGTACTGTTAATGCGATGTCTTCAGCATTCATTCCTGCTTCAATAGCAAGACCTAATTCTGAAATAACATCTGATGCACTTGTACCTACAACTTGAGCTCCGATTAATGTATTGTCTTCTTTAAGTGTGATTAACTTAACGAAACCAGTTGTATCATTTAATGATAATGCACGACCATTCGCTTGATACGGGAATTTAGAAGCTTTATATTCAATGCCTTCTTCTTTTGCTTGAGCTTCAGTGTAACCCACTTGTGCAAGTTCTGGTTCAGTGAAACATACTGCAGGCATACCGATGTAATCTACTTCGGCATTTTGACCTGAAATCGCTTCTGCAGCAATTTTTGCTTCGTAGCTTGCTTTATGTGCAAGTGGTAAACCAGGTACGATATCACCAATCGCATAGATAGTATCTACAGAAGAACGGCTTTGTTTGTCAACTTCGATTAAACCACGATCTGTAAGTTTAATACCTACTTCTTCAAGACCTAATTCGTCTGTATTCGGACGACGACCTACAGTTACTAATACGTAGTCAGCGTCGATTGTTTTCTCTTCGCCTTTAACTTCGTAAGTCACTTTTACGCCGTTTTCTGTTTCTTCAGCAGATTTTGCTAAAGCTTCAGTTTCGATTTTCATACCTTTAGCTTTCATTGCTTTTTTAACCGGTTGTGTCATTTGTTTTTCAAAACCGCCTAAAATATCTTTCGCACCTTCAAGAATAGTAACTTCTGTACCAAAGTTAGCATAAGCTGTACCAAGTTCAGAACCGATGTATCCGCCACCTACGACAACTAATTTCTTAGGTACTTCTTTAAGGTTTAAAGCACCAGTAGAGTCTAAGATACGTCCGCCAAATTTGAAGTTAGGAATTTCAATTGGACGAGAACCTGTAGCAATAATCGCGTTTTTGAAATTGTAAGTTTGAGCACTTTTTTCATCCATTACGCGTAAGCTATTTTTATCATGGAAGTAAGCTTCACCTTTAACGATTTCTACTTTATTTCCTTTTAATAAAGATTCAACACCACTCGTTAATTTGTTAACAACTGAACTTTTGAACTCTTGTACTTTACCGAAATCTAAAGATACATTTTCAGCAGTAACCCCTAAGTCAGCACCGTGTTGCGCTTGTTCAAAACGGTGTGAAACGTTTAGTAATGCTTTTGAAGGAATACAACCTACGTTTAAGCATACGCCACCTAAGTTACCTTTTTCGACGATTGTTACTTTTTGACCTAATTGCGCTGCACGAATAGCTGCAACGTATCCACCAGGACCTGCCCCGATAACAATAGTATCTGTTTCAATTGGAAAATCTCCGACTACCATATTTTACCCCTCCATTAATAATAATTCTGGATTGTTAAGTAAACGCTTGATGTGGTTCATTGCATTTTGACCAGTAGCTCCGTCAATTTGTCTATGGTCAAAGCTTAATGACAATGATAATACTGGTGCTGCAATAATTTCTCCATCTTTAACGATAGGTTTTTGCGCAATACGGCCAATACCTAAAATCGCTACTTCTGGATGATTAATAACTGGTGTAAACCATTGTCCACCTGCTGAGCCGATGTTACTGATTGTACATGTTGCACCTTTCATTTCCTCAGAAGTTAATTTACCATCACGTGCTTTAACAGCAAGTTCGTTAATTTCGTCTGAAATTTGGAAAATAGATTTACGGTCTGCATGTTTAACAACAGGCACTAATAAACCTCTTTCAGTATCTGCTGCGATACCGATATTCCAGTAGTGTTTGTGTACAACTTCACCTGCTTCTTCATTGAATGAAGTGTTAAGTGCTGGGTATTTTTTAAGTGCTGAAACTAATGCTTTAACAACATATGGTAAGAATGTTAATTTCGTACCTTGTTCAGCTGCGATTTCTTTAAATTTCTTACGGTGATCCCATAATTCTTGAACATCAATTTCATCCATTAATGTTACGTGAGGTGCTGTATGTTTAGAGTTAACCATTGCTTTAGCAATCGCTTTACGCATTGCAGGGATTTTTTCAGTAGTTTCTGGGAAGTCTCCTGCAGGTGCTGCTGTTGGTGCTGTTTCTTGTGTAGATTCAGCAGGTGTTGATGCTGTTTCTTCAGTAGTTGCAGCTTGGCCACCACCATTTAAGTATGCATCCACATCTTCTTTAGTAATTCTACCATTTTTACCTGTACCATTAACAGCTTTAATATTTACATTGTTATCGCGAGCATATTTACGTACTGAAGGCATCGCTTTAACTTTTTTGTTTTCATCTAAGTCTTCATTTGCTGGTGCTTGTTGAGGTGCTTCTTCTTTTGCTTCCTCTTTTACTTCTTCTTTGCTGTCATTTGAGCTTTCGTCATCATGACCGCCTTTGAATTGCATTTCTTCAGCATCAGGTGCATCAATTTTAACAATTGTATCCCCTACAACTGCCACTGTACCTTCTTCAACAAGAACGTCTTCAATTGTACCTGCTACAGGTGAAGGAATTTCAACGACAGATTTGTCGTTTTGTACTTCACATAGTACATCATCTTCTTCGATTTTATCTCCAGCTTTTACAAACCACTTTACAATTTCACCTTCGTGGATACCTTCACCAATATCTGGTAATTTAAATTCAAATGCCACTTTGTTTCCTCCTAATTAATCATTTTGATTGATAAGTTGTAACGGCATAAAGGAATGTTAGAGATCGTCGCAAATCAGTAAGAGAAGTAATTGTACCTTCATTCTTAACATAGATCGCATTTCAATCATGATGATTGTCTCTAACAATTCCTATATACCCCATTATGACTTCATTCAGTTAATTAAAATTCAAGTGTTTCTTTTGCTTTTTCTAAGATGTCATTTTTATTTGGTAACCAAACATTTTCAGCTTGTGTAAATGGATAAACTGTATCTGGTGCAGAAACACGTCCGATAGGTGCTTCTAATGAAAGTATAGCGCGCTCTGATAATTCAGAAACCACATTTGCACCCACACCTGCTTGTTTTTGTGCTTCTTGAGCGACAACCACGCGTCCAGTTTTTTCTGTTGATTTAACAATCGTATCAATATCAAGTGGTTGAATTGTACGTAAGTCAATCACTTCAACAGAATGACCTTCTTTTTCAAGTTCTTCTGCAGCTTTTAATGATTCTTGAACCATTGCACCATATGCGATGATTGTTAAGTCTGAACCTTCACGTTTAACGTTCGCTTTACCAAGTTCAATTGTATATTCTTCTTCAGGTACATCTTCACGGAATGAACGATATAATTTCATATGTTCTAAGAAGACAACTGGATCATTGCTACGGATACTTTCGATAAGTAAACCTTTAGCATCATATGGACCAGATGGAATAACAACTTTAAGACCAGGTGATTGCGCTAATAGACCTTCTAAGTTATCAGCGTGTAATTCTGGTGTGTGTACACCCCCACCGAATGGTGTACGAATTGTAACTGGTGCTGTTTTTGAGTTACCAGAACGGAAACGGTGACGTGCAATTTGACCTGCAATTGAGTCAAATACTTCGAATACGAAACCTAAGAATTGTACTTCCATAATTGGACGATAACCTTGTGTTGTTAAACCTAATGCTAATCCACCAATACCAGATTCAGCTAAAGGTGTATCGAAAACGCGGTCTTCACCGAATTCTTTTTGTAAACCTTCAGTTACACGGAATACACCACCATTAACACCTACGTCTTCACCAAAAATCAAAGTGTTTTCGTCATTTTTAAGTTCAGTTGCTAGCGCATTGTTAATCGCTTGAACCATTGTCATTTGTGCCATGGCTTACTTCGACTCCTTCTCTTTGTAAATTTCATATTGTTCTTTAAGGTTATATGGCATATCTTCGTACATGATTTCCATTAATGAAGTGACTGATTGTTTTTCAATACCATCAGCTTCTTTAATTGCAGCTTTGATTTCATCTTTTGCTTGTTCAATGACTTCATTTTCTTTGTCTTCAGACCATAAACCTTTGTTTTCTAAGAACTTTCTGAAACGTACGAGTGGGTCTTTTTTCTCCCATTCTGAATCTTCATCAGAAGTTCTATATTTCGTTGGATCGTCCCCAGCCATTGTATGTGGACCATAACGGTATGTCATAGTTTCAATAATAGTTGGTCCTTCGCCTCTTACTGCGCGGTCACGAGCTTCTTTAGTTGCTTGGTAAACTGCTAATGCATCCATACCATCAACTTGAATACCAGGGATACCTACAGCAATCGCTTTTTGAGCTAATGTGTGGGCTGCAGTTTGTTTTTCACGAGGTGTAGAAATCGCATAGTTATTATTTTGGATAACAAAAATTGCAGGTACTTTAAATGCTGATGCAAAGTTGATACCTTCATAGAAGTCACCTTGTGAAGAACCACCGTCACCAGTATAAGTGATTGCAACTGCATCTTTACCACGTTTTTTAAGACCTAATGCAACACCTGCTGTTTGGATGTATTGTGCACCGATGATAATTTGTGGGCTTAATGCATTAACACCTTCTGGGAATTGGTTTCCTACGAAATGTCCACGAGAGAATAAGAAAGCTTTTGTTAAAGGTAAACCATGCCAAATTAATTGTGGCACATCACGGTAACCTGGAAGAATAAAGTCTTCTTTTTCTAACGCATATTGAGAAGCAAGTTGTGATGCTTCTTGACCAGCTGTAGGCGCATAGAAACCTAAACGTCCTTGTCTATTTAAAGAAATAGAACGTTGGTCAAGGATACGTGTCCATACCATTCTTCTCATTAATTCAACTAATTGCTCATCTGATAAATCCGGTAACAAATCTTCATTAGTTACATTTCCATCTGCATCTAAGATTTGAACCATTTCAAATTTTGATTGAGTATCTTTCAATACTTGTTCAGCATCGAATTGGGCTTTTAACTTAGCAGCCATTCAATTCACCATACCTTTCCCGTTTTATATAGTTCATCTTTACATAGTTTAACATATTTTTTATGACCTGTTAAACAGTTTTACACAACTTCTGTAACAGTTGGTACCATTACAGTCATCGTAACTGTTACATTAAATTTATGAAACTGTTATAGTGAAATCACTTGAAATACTGGTCAATATCACTTTTTTCTTTTTGAACTTTTTTGATTGAATTTGTGTAATTATCTACTTTACTTTTCATTTGCTTTTGCGCATCTACTAAAGATTTTGAGCGGGTGTCAATTTCTTCTTGTGTGCCAGATTGACCCGTAAAGTAACTGAATAAATTCTTTTCTTTATTAATCACATTTTGATAGCCTTTAACGAAATCGGAATGTGTTTGATATTTCTTTTCCATAGCTTGATTAAATTCTTCAAACTGTTTTTTCTTTTCTTTATCTTCTATTTTACTTACATCATTTTTAATTTTTTTAAATTCTTGCTCTGATTTGTCCATGGCTTTGACTTCTTTTTTTAATTCTTTGTCACGTTCATTTGTGTTTTTAAGTACCTTTTGAACTTGATCTTGAACTGAATTAATGTCTTTACCACTGATTTCTTTAGTTAGTTTCTCTTTTTCTTTTTCTAATTTATTCATTGATTGATTCACTGCTTGGATAGGTTGCTCTGCTTTTTGAATCTTGTCTAATCCATCATTGTAACTTTTAATTTGTTCATCATCATTATTACATGCGACAAGTAATACACTCGATGCGATGAGTACACTCAATGATCTTTTAAATTTCATTATATTGGTTGCCTCCTTCTTTTCACTCGTAATAGTAATGAAAACAAGTTGATAAATCAAACAATATTATTATGACTCTTTCTCATTTATCTGATATATTATTGAATAAGGAAGGTGTCATAATATGCTAACAATGAAAGATATTATACGCGATGGACATCCCACACTTCGTCAAAAAGCAGAAGAAGTCAAATTTCCTTTATCTAATGAAGAGAAAGAAACCTTTTTAGCGATGCAAACATTTTTACATCATAGCCAAGACCCTGAAATGTCAGAGAAATATCACTTACGTAGTGGTGTTGGCTTGGCAGCGCCACAGATAAATGTGCCAAAACGTGTTTTCGCCATTTATCTTCCTGATGATGGAAATGGTAAGAGTTACGACATGATTCTCATTAACCCTAAAATTGTCAGCTATAGCGTTCAAGAAGGTTATCTCCCTACAGGAGAGGGATGTTTAAGTGTGGACGAAGATATCCCTGGACTTGTCCATCGTCACTATAGAATTAAAATTAAAGCCTATGATTTAGAAGGCAAAGAATTTAGTTTAAGACTCAAAGGCTATCCTGCTATCGTATTTCAACACGAATTAGATCATTTAAACGGCGTGATGTTTTACGATCACATCAACCAAGATCAGCCTCTTCAACCGCATGAAAATGCAATAGAAGTCTAATCAAAACCACCTAAGCACAACTATAGGCTTTCAGTACATCCTTGGTTGTCTTAGGTGGTTTTTAAATAAATTCGTCTCGGCGTTCAGAAAAATGAATATTTAACGTACTGAGCTCTGATTTTACTTGTTCAAACGTTTCAATATCTAAGAATTCTGGGTCATGATCATGTCTAACATAATGATGGTTACTTTCTGAGGGACTTGGTTCGTTATATTCAAAAAACATTGTGACTTCATTTTCTCTAATTTCAAAAAGAATACTTTTGAGCTGTTTATCTTCTCTTTGTTGCTCTGTCTTAACCTCTTCGATAATCGTATCGGCTTTTTTCATTAACATCACCTATTTCACACATTTTAATATACGTATTTCATTCAACTCAGTGCTACTATCAGTTTATCACAAACTGCTTTATTTATCTGAATACATAAGGTAAAATGAATAATAACAAGTTAAAGGTACAATCAGAATTTGTGCCTTCTGAACGGGTTTATCACAATACATATGCAAATTACTAAGTGAATGTATGAATGGGTTGAATAAAGCGAATTTTGAAACGTCTACTTATTCAATTCATATTTTTTATTTTCATGTAAAAGCACTTAGATCGTTGCATTATCATTATTTTTCAAATTCTAGGAGGAAATTATAAATGGCAATTTTTAAAGTATTTTATCAACATAGCAAAGACGAAGTCATCGTCCGTGAAAACACACAAACAATTTATGTTGAAGCAGAAACTGAAGAACAAGTGAGACGTTACTTAAAAGAACGTAATTATAATATTGAATTCATAACTAAATTAGAGGGCGCACATTTAGAATATGAAGAAAAGTCAGACCACTTTAACGTGGAGCGCGCTGAGTAATGAAACAACTTCATAAAAACGAAGTGGGTGTTTATGCGCTCGGTGGCTTAGGTGAAATTGGTAAAAACACTTACGCTGTTGAGTACAAAGACGAAATTGTAATTATAGATGCAGGTATTAAATTCCCTGATGATCATTTATTAGGAATTGATTATGTTATTCCGGACTATTCTTATCTTGAACAAAACCAAGACAAGATTGTCGGGTTATTTATCACTCATGGTCACGAAGACCATATTGGTGGTGTGCCCTACCTGCTCAAAAAAATCAATGTTCCCATTTATGGTGGCCCACTTGCACTCGGCTTAATTAGAAATAAACTTGAAGAGCACCATCTCTTACGCACAGCCACATTAAATGAAATTGACGAAGACAGTGTCATCAAGTCTAAACATTTTGAAATCAGTTTTTACCTTACAACACATAGTATTCCAGAGACTTATGGTGTCATTGTGGATACACCTGAAGGAAAAATTGTCCATACCGGTGACTTTAAATTTGACTTCACGCCGGTTGGTGCTCCTGCAAACATCGCCAAAATGGCTCGACTTGGTGATGAAGGTGTCTTATGTTTACTTTCTGACTCAACGAATTCACTTGTTCCTGATTTTACACTTAGCGAACGTGAAGTCGGTCAAAATGTTGACAAAATATTTAGAGGATGCACAGGTCGTATCATATTTGCGACGTTTGCTTCAAATATTTATCGTGTGCAACAAGCTGTTGAAGCCGCAGTAAAGTATAATCGTAAAATTGTAACGTTTGGTCGCTCGATGGAAAATAATATTAAAATCGGAACTGAACTCGGTTACATCAAAGCACCTCCAGAAACATTTGTAGAACCTAACAAAATTAATAGTATTCCAAAACATGAATTACTCATTTTATGTACAGGTTCACAAGGGGAGCCGATGGCCGCTTTATCACGAATTGCAAATGGAACGCACAAGCAGATTAAGATTATTCCTGAAGATACAGTCGTTTTCAGTTCATCCCCTATTCCTGGTAATACGAAAAGTATCAACCGCACAATCAACGCTTTATACCAAGCTGGTGCTGAAGTTATACACAATAAGATTTCAAACATTCATACATCTGGTCACGGCTCTCAAGGGGATCAACAACTGATGTTACGTTTGATTCGTCCAAAATACTTTTTACCTATTCACGGGGAATATCGCATGTTAAAAGCACACGGCCAAACTGGTGTAGATTGTGGCGTCAATGAAAATAATGTCTTTATTCATGACATTGGTGATGTGCTTGCCTTAACACGTGATTCTGCACGTACTGCCGGTCGTATCCCTTCCGGTAATGTGCTTGTTGACGGCAGTGGTATTGGTGATATTGGAAACGTTGTTATTCGTGATCGTAAATTATTATCCGAAGAAGGCTTAGTCATTGTGGTCGTTAGTATCGATTTTAAAACAAATCAACTGCTTTCTGGTCCGGATATTATTTCACGTGGATTTGTTTATATGCGTGAATCAGGACAGTTAATTTATGATGCGCAACGTAAAATTAAAAAGGATGTCATCTACAAACTTAACAACAACGAAAACATTCAATGGCACCAAATTAAATCCTCTATCATTGAAACGTTACAACCTTATCTTTACGAAAAAACAGCACGTAAACCTATGATTTTACCAGTCATTATGAAAGTCAATGAGAAAGTGTAATCTTATTATTTATGAGTTATCATCAGCCTGCCCCACATTGGGGTAGGTTGATTTTATATATAAAATAACGGATTTGGAATAGTCTCCAAATCCGTATTTAATGCGCCATTTTTTTCTCATAACGTGTGAGATCATTATCATGACCAATCATAATTAAAATATCATCAAACTCTAAAACCATATCAGGATCAGGCGCTACGATAATTTCTTTTCCTCGTTTAATGGCAATAATATTAATGCCATAATTCGCACGGATATCCAACTCTACTAAACTGCGCCCAGCTAATTTTTCCATCACTCTCATTTCGATAATAGAGTGTTCATCAGATAATTCAAGGTAATCTAGCACGGTACCACTGGCCACGTTATGTGCGATTCGACGTCCCATATCGCGCTCGGGATGAACAACCGTATCAGCCCCGATTTTATTTAATATTTTTGCATGGTAATCGTTTTGTGCTTTTGCAGTTACTTTTTTAACACCTAATTCTTTTAAAATAAGGGTTGTTAAAGTACTCGCTTGAATATTCTCACCAATAGCCACAATCACATGATCGAAGTTACGAATCCCTAAACTTTTCATAACGGCTTCATCTGTGGTATCTGCAACAACTGCATGTGTGGCGATATCACTGTACTCATCAACACGATGTTCATCACTATCAATGGCCATGACATCCATATCAAGCGCATTCAGTTCTCGTACGATACTTCCACCGAAGCGCCCTAATCCTATCACTACATATTCCTTATCCATGTTTTACCTCCGAAAATCGAAAAGATAGGCGTCGACATCTTATTTTTTAATTTATATGAAAATAATGTTTCCGCGCCATTAAAACGTTTTACTCACAATACATACGACAGTAGAGAATCAAAACATTTCATTACACTCACTGTCATAACAATTTTATCCACTTACAATACCCTTATTTTCTACCTCTGACATACCCTTTGTCAAATACAAATAGTTTTAGAAGTAACCCTAAGGAAGGTAATAATAAAATTAAGCCTAAGACGAAAACAATGATTAATGCGAGCGCCATACTATCATTTGTGACAGCATGGTCAATACGCACATAAGGATATAATAGATAAGGTAATTTACTTAAACCATAGCCGAAAAATGCAGTTCCCATTTGAATAATGACAAATAAGAAGGCAAGACCGTGGGCTTTTTTTAGTAATGTTAAAATACCTGCCACGAAGAATGCAATTAGACTGATAATAAATAACCATCCATAATCGAAAACTGCTGCATCAAAATGCGCTTTATTTTGAACACGTAAAGATAGAAAAACAAACAATGAGACCATGATCATCGGTGCACCCCACATTAAGAACCATTTTCTCACAAGGGCATAGGCTGGCCAATCTTTGGCTCTGGCTGCGTAAAAAGTTAAAAAACCAGATGAAATATACAGTACAGAAACGATTGAGAGTAGTACAACAGACCAACCAAAAGGACTCAGTAATAGCGCTATCCAGTCTAAATCCACGCGATCTGTTGATGTCCGAATCAAATAGCCACCTTCAGCAATAGTTAATGCTGTTGAAAGTGAAGCTGGAATCAATAATCCTGAGACTGCATAAATCATTAACCAAGATAACTTGGAGTCTTGACCGTAGTTTTCAAAAGCATAAAAAGCGCCTCTAGCTGCGATTAACAATAAAGCGATGGATCCAGGAATAAGTAAGGCGGTTCCAAAATAGTAAGCAGAATCCGGGAAAAACCCTACAATACCGACAAAGAAAAAGACGAAAAAGACATTCGTCACTTCCCATACTGGATTCAAATAACGTTGAATCAAGGTATTCACTTTCTTTGATTCTCCAAACAATTTAGCATGTAATGAAAAGAATCCTGCACCAAAGTCTATCGATGCAACGATGATGTAACCGAAAAGGAAAAGCCATAGCACCGTAATGCCTATCATTTCATAACTCATAATTGGTCCTCCCTTCTCTCAGCTTCAATTTTCTCTATTTCTTTAGCGATAGGTCTATTTTTAAACATACGAATGAGTACAAAGCTCGCTGAAAATAAAAGAACAAAATATAATAAGGCGAATAGAATCGTTACAAATGGTAAGCCACCTGCTGTCGTCGCTGCATCTTGAACTTTTAATATTCCTCTGACCATCCAAGGTTGACGTCCGAGTTCTGTTAAAAACCATCCAAATTCAATCGCCAACATACTAGCAGGACCCGTCAGTAAAATGGCATACAATAACCCTTTATGATTTGGATTCCATTTTTTAATCCACATTGCGAGTACATAAACGGCAGAAACAACAAAACAAAATATGCCAAATGTCACCATTAAATCAAAGAAATAGTGCACAATAAGGGGTGGTAATTCCTCTTTCGGAAATTCATTTAAGCCTTTAACTTTTGTATCAAAGCTAGAATCTGATAGGAAACTTAACGCCCCTGGAATATGAACTGCTCCTTTTACTTCTTGCGTAGATTCATCTAAAACACCAAATAAAACAAGATCTGCCTTAGATTCAGTATTAAAATGCCATTCATATGCCGCTAATTTTTCGGGTTGATGCTGATGCAAGAATTTTGCAGATAAATCACCTGCTAACATTGAAAACAATGAGAAAATTAAGCCTGCAATCATCGTCAATTTAAGTGCTTTTTGATGATATGTTCGATCTTCTTTCACTTTATTTTTTAGTAGTTTAAAAGCTGCGAT
It contains:
- a CDS encoding helix-turn-helix domain-containing protein, whose translation is MNIGQKLKNLRQLKNLTQEELGERTDLSKGYISQIESDKTSPSMETFLNLLEVLGTTPAEFFDEKQVDKIHYPKAEQLTYDEYDKGYFLQWPVKTSNEFEMEPLLLTLKPKSSYKLFEPSYSDTFIYCMKGCVTLKLGNEKYQARTGDALYFKATKQHQLLNEKDTEVRVMIVATSSYL
- a CDS encoding UPF0223 family protein, with translation MEYPYPIDVEWSQEEIIQVIEFFNAIESYYESSIERDVVMNRYQVFKKVVPGKADEKNIFEEFKKTSGYDSYKVVQQAKNYPDQKTLSDN
- the lpdA gene encoding dihydrolipoyl dehydrogenase, encoding MVVGDFPIETDTIVIGAGPGGYVAAIRAAQLGQKVTIVEKGNLGGVCLNVGCIPSKALLNVSHRFEQAQHGADLGVTAENVSLDFGKVQEFKSSVVNKLTSGVESLLKGNKVEIVKGEAYFHDKNSLRVMDEKSAQTYNFKNAIIATGSRPIEIPNFKFGGRILDSTGALNLKEVPKKLVVVGGGYIGSELGTAYANFGTEVTILEGAKDILGGFEKQMTQPVKKAMKAKGMKIETEALAKSAEETENGVKVTYEVKGEEKTIDADYVLVTVGRRPNTDELGLEEVGIKLTDRGLIEVDKQSRSSVDTIYAIGDIVPGLPLAHKASYEAKIAAEAISGQNAEVDYIGMPAVCFTEPELAQVGYTEAQAKEEGIEYKASKFPYQANGRALSLNDTTGFVKLITLKEDNTLIGAQVVGTSASDVISELGLAIEAGMNAEDIALTVHAHPTLGEMSMEAAEKAIGLPIHTM
- a CDS encoding dihydrolipoamide acetyltransferase family protein is translated as MAFEFKLPDIGEGIHEGEIVKWFVKAGDKIEEDDVLCEVQNDKSVVEIPSPVAGTIEDVLVEEGTVAVVGDTIVKIDAPDAEEMQFKGGHDDESSNDSKEEVKEEAKEEAPQQAPANEDLDENKKVKAMPSVRKYARDNNVNIKAVNGTGKNGRITKEDVDAYLNGGGQAATTEETASTPAESTQETAPTAAPAGDFPETTEKIPAMRKAIAKAMVNSKHTAPHVTLMDEIDVQELWDHRKKFKEIAAEQGTKLTFLPYVVKALVSALKKYPALNTSFNEEAGEVVHKHYWNIGIAADTERGLLVPVVKHADRKSIFQISDEINELAVKARDGKLTSEEMKGATCTISNIGSAGGQWFTPVINHPEVAILGIGRIAQKPIVKDGEIIAAPVLSLSLSFDHRQIDGATGQNAMNHIKRLLNNPELLLMEG
- a CDS encoding alpha-ketoacid dehydrogenase subunit beta, which encodes MAQMTMVQAINNALATELKNDENTLIFGEDVGVNGGVFRVTEGLQKEFGEDRVFDTPLAESGIGGLALGLTTQGYRPIMEVQFLGFVFEVFDSIAGQIARHRFRSGNSKTAPVTIRTPFGGGVHTPELHADNLEGLLAQSPGLKVVIPSGPYDAKGLLIESIRSNDPVVFLEHMKLYRSFREDVPEEEYTIELGKANVKREGSDLTIIAYGAMVQESLKAAEELEKEGHSVEVIDLRTIQPLDIDTIVKSTEKTGRVVVAQEAQKQAGVGANVVSELSERAILSLEAPIGRVSAPDTVYPFTQAENVWLPNKNDILEKAKETLEF
- the pdhA gene encoding pyruvate dehydrogenase (acetyl-transferring) E1 component subunit alpha, which encodes MAAKLKAQFDAEQVLKDTQSKFEMVQILDADGNVTNEDLLPDLSDEQLVELMRRMVWTRILDQRSISLNRQGRLGFYAPTAGQEASQLASQYALEKEDFILPGYRDVPQLIWHGLPLTKAFLFSRGHFVGNQFPEGVNALSPQIIIGAQYIQTAGVALGLKKRGKDAVAITYTGDGGSSQGDFYEGINFASAFKVPAIFVIQNNNYAISTPREKQTAAHTLAQKAIAVGIPGIQVDGMDALAVYQATKEARDRAVRGEGPTIIETMTYRYGPHTMAGDDPTKYRTSDEDSEWEKKDPLVRFRKFLENKGLWSEDKENEVIEQAKDEIKAAIKEADGIEKQSVTSLMEIMYEDMPYNLKEQYEIYKEKESK
- a CDS encoding YkyA family protein; this translates as MKFKRSLSVLIASSVLLVACNNDDEQIKSYNDGLDKIQKAEQPIQAVNQSMNKLEKEKEKLTKEISGKDINSVQDQVQKVLKNTNERDKELKKEVKAMDKSEQEFKKIKNDVSKIEDKEKKKQFEEFNQAMEKKYQTHSDFVKGYQNVINKEKNLFSYFTGQSGTQEEIDTRSKSLVDAQKQMKSKVDNYTNSIKKVQKEKSDIDQYFK
- the def gene encoding peptide deformylase — protein: MLTMKDIIRDGHPTLRQKAEEVKFPLSNEEKETFLAMQTFLHHSQDPEMSEKYHLRSGVGLAAPQINVPKRVFAIYLPDDGNGKSYDMILINPKIVSYSVQEGYLPTGEGCLSVDEDIPGLVHRHYRIKIKAYDLEGKEFSLRLKGYPAIVFQHELDHLNGVMFYDHINQDQPLQPHENAIEV
- a CDS encoding DNA-dependent RNA polymerase subunit epsilon translates to MAIFKVFYQHSKDEVIVRENTQTIYVEAETEEQVRRYLKERNYNIEFITKLEGAHLEYEEKSDHFNVERAE